In the Agrococcus sp. Marseille-Q4369 genome, one interval contains:
- a CDS encoding Bax inhibitor-1/YccA family protein: MAGNPAFRNSPAFTENSQRAAQAIPGGQAPYRQAPYGQAPYGQAPYGQQQFGGAPYGQQQYGAPYGQQPIPSPEQLNQQFNAPSAGPLETERLTYDGVITKTALTLGVTAIGFIITLGMLFLTGPTPLFYALTWGGAIVGFVLALVNIFKKEPSPALVLAYAAAQGLFLGGFSATVEFGMNLPGVIFQALLATACVFGVTLAGYAFRVFRTSPRLNKIFFIVIIGYGLFSLVNFVLMLTGVNQDPWGMRSAEVFGIPLGVLLGGLAVLLGAYSLVMDFEGIELGVKRGVHKKYGWSAAFGLVMTIIWLYVEILRILAILRSNN, translated from the coding sequence TTGGCAGGCAACCCCGCGTTCCGCAACTCGCCCGCGTTCACCGAGAACTCGCAGCGCGCGGCCCAGGCCATCCCCGGTGGCCAGGCCCCCTATCGCCAGGCACCGTACGGCCAGGCGCCCTACGGCCAGGCACCGTACGGCCAGCAGCAGTTCGGCGGCGCGCCCTACGGCCAGCAGCAGTACGGCGCGCCGTACGGCCAGCAGCCGATCCCGTCGCCCGAGCAGCTCAACCAGCAGTTCAACGCGCCCTCGGCCGGCCCGCTCGAGACCGAGCGGCTCACCTACGACGGTGTCATCACCAAGACGGCGCTGACGCTCGGCGTCACGGCGATCGGCTTCATCATCACGCTGGGGATGCTCTTCCTCACCGGGCCGACGCCGCTCTTCTACGCGCTCACGTGGGGCGGCGCGATCGTCGGCTTCGTGCTCGCGCTCGTCAACATCTTCAAGAAGGAGCCGAGCCCCGCGCTCGTGCTCGCCTACGCCGCCGCGCAGGGCCTCTTCCTCGGCGGCTTCTCGGCCACGGTGGAGTTCGGCATGAACCTGCCGGGCGTGATCTTCCAGGCGCTGCTCGCGACCGCGTGCGTGTTCGGCGTGACACTCGCCGGCTACGCGTTCCGCGTCTTCCGCACGTCGCCCAGGCTCAACAAGATCTTCTTCATCGTGATCATCGGCTACGGCCTGTTCTCGCTCGTGAACTTCGTGCTCATGCTCACCGGCGTCAACCAGGACCCGTGGGGCATGCGCTCGGCGGAGGTCTTCGGCATTCCGCTCGGGGTGCTGCTCGGCGGCCTCGCCGTGCTGCTCGGCGCGTACTCGCTCGTGATGGACTTCGAGGGCATCGAGCTGGGCGTCAAGCGCGGCGTGCACAAGAAGTACGGCTGGTCGGCGGCGTTCGGCCTGGTCATGACGATCATCTGGCTCTACGTCGAGATCCTGCGGATCCTCGCGATCCTGCGCAGCAACAACTAG
- a CDS encoding acetoin reductase → MAIDSKVAFVTGAAQGIGQAIAKRLAHDGADVALLDLREDSLHETKELVEAAGRRAITIGGDVSDKSSLEAAVNRAADELGGFDIMVNNAGIAGPITPVRGITEDDFDRVFGINVKGVLFGIQVAAAKLEELGHGGKIIAATSIAAHESFPMLGLYSSSKFAVRALVQAAAQELATLGITVNGYSPGIVGTGMWEEIDRGFAELTGAEIGATYKKYVEGITLGRASTPEDVASFVSYLAGPDSDYMTGQTPLIDGGMVYR, encoded by the coding sequence ATGGCCATCGACAGCAAGGTCGCCTTCGTCACCGGAGCGGCGCAGGGCATCGGGCAGGCGATCGCGAAGCGGCTGGCGCATGACGGCGCCGACGTCGCGCTCCTGGATCTGCGAGAGGACTCGCTGCATGAGACGAAGGAGCTCGTGGAGGCCGCCGGCCGGCGCGCGATCACCATCGGCGGCGACGTCTCCGACAAGTCGAGCCTCGAGGCGGCTGTGAACCGCGCGGCGGACGAGCTCGGCGGCTTCGACATCATGGTCAACAACGCCGGGATCGCGGGCCCCATCACGCCGGTGCGCGGGATCACCGAGGACGACTTCGATCGCGTCTTCGGCATCAACGTCAAGGGCGTGCTGTTCGGCATCCAGGTGGCCGCCGCCAAGCTCGAAGAGCTCGGGCACGGCGGCAAGATCATCGCGGCGACCTCGATCGCCGCGCACGAGTCGTTCCCGATGCTCGGCCTGTACTCGTCGAGCAAGTTCGCAGTGCGCGCGCTCGTGCAGGCGGCGGCGCAGGAGCTCGCGACGCTCGGCATCACGGTGAACGGCTACTCCCCCGGCATCGTCGGCACCGGCATGTGGGAGGAGATCGATCGCGGCTTCGCCGAGCTCACGGGCGCCGAGATCGGCGCGACCTACAAGAAGTACGTCGAGGGCATCACCCTCGGTCGCGCATCCACGCCCGAGGACGTCGCGAGCTTCGTGTCGTACCTCGCGGGCCCGGACTCCGACTACATGACCGGGCAGACGCCGCTCATCGACGGCGGCATGGTCTACCGCTGA
- a CDS encoding VOC family protein gives MALRWYSNVIESTDPRRLGAWWREALDWEVIHDTDDEVVVIPKQAREIGAKLTFHQFPPGLVFVRVDHEKATKNRLHMDLAPHTSDDRDAEIARLEALGARRIDIGQGPDVPWTVLADIDGNEFCVLSSRDM, from the coding sequence ATGGCGCTGCGCTGGTATTCGAACGTGATCGAGTCGACCGACCCGAGGAGGCTCGGCGCCTGGTGGCGCGAGGCGCTCGACTGGGAGGTCATCCACGACACCGACGACGAGGTGGTCGTCATCCCGAAGCAGGCGCGGGAGATCGGCGCGAAGCTGACCTTCCACCAGTTCCCGCCCGGGCTCGTGTTCGTGCGCGTGGATCACGAGAAGGCGACGAAGAACCGCCTGCACATGGACCTCGCACCGCACACGAGCGATGACCGGGACGCCGAGATCGCGCGGCTCGAGGCGCTCGGCGCCCGGCGCATCGACATCGGGCAGGGGCCGGACGTGCCGTGGACCGTGCTCGCCGACATCGACGGCAACGAGTTCTGCGTGCTCTCGAGTCGCGACATGTGA
- a CDS encoding bile acid:sodium symporter family protein, with protein sequence MSSTTPVGERIGRVAGTWFPLVVLAAAAVAIVVPQVFLPIGPWINTLLGIIMLGMGLTLKPVDFTVIAKKPKAFVVGVIAQYVIMPLAAIGLALAFQLPPELLVGVVLVGSAPGGTASNVMVYLAKGDTALSVAMTTASTLLAPVLTPLLVLWLAGSYLPVDAWGLFQSIIFIVLLPVIAGVLLRILLPRLVQAILPWLPLVSVTGITLVVLAVVAGSAATILSVGLLVALVVILHNGVGYALGFLAAKAVGLDESARRAVAIEVGMQNSGLAAGLARTHFSPESALPAAIFSVWHNVSGSLLASFWSRRPPKDDARVDAPEDQPVAS encoded by the coding sequence ATGTCCAGCACCACGCCCGTCGGCGAGCGGATCGGCCGCGTCGCCGGCACCTGGTTCCCGCTCGTCGTGCTCGCCGCGGCGGCCGTCGCGATCGTCGTCCCGCAGGTGTTCCTGCCGATCGGGCCGTGGATCAACACGCTGCTCGGCATCATCATGCTGGGCATGGGCCTCACCCTGAAGCCGGTCGACTTCACCGTCATCGCGAAGAAGCCGAAGGCCTTCGTCGTCGGCGTGATCGCGCAGTACGTCATCATGCCGCTCGCGGCGATCGGCCTCGCGCTCGCCTTCCAGCTCCCGCCCGAGCTGCTCGTGGGCGTCGTGCTCGTCGGCTCCGCGCCGGGCGGCACAGCCTCGAACGTCATGGTCTACCTCGCGAAGGGCGACACGGCGCTCTCGGTCGCGATGACGACCGCGTCGACGCTGCTCGCGCCGGTGCTCACGCCGCTGCTCGTGCTGTGGCTCGCGGGCTCATACCTGCCGGTCGACGCGTGGGGCCTGTTCCAGTCGATCATCTTCATCGTGCTGCTGCCGGTGATCGCGGGCGTGCTGCTGCGCATCCTGCTGCCGAGGCTCGTGCAGGCGATCCTGCCTTGGCTGCCGCTCGTGTCGGTCACCGGCATCACGCTCGTCGTGCTCGCGGTCGTGGCCGGCTCCGCCGCCACGATCCTCTCGGTCGGCCTGCTCGTCGCCCTCGTCGTCATCCTGCACAACGGCGTCGGCTACGCGCTCGGCTTCCTCGCGGCCAAGGCCGTCGGGCTGGACGAGAGCGCCCGCCGAGCGGTCGCGATCGAGGTCGGCATGCAGAACTCGGGGCTCGCGGCCGGCCTCGCGCGCACGCACTTCTCGCCCGAGTCGGCGCTGCCCGCCGCGATCTTCTCCGTCTGGCACAACGTCTCGGGGTCGCTGCTCGCCTCGTTCTGGTCGCGCCGCCCGCCGAAGGACGACGCGCGCGTCGACGCGCCCGAGGACCAGCCCGTCGCGAGCTGA
- the sufU gene encoding Fe-S cluster assembly sulfur transfer protein SufU codes for MSGQAPRDPLAGLYQELILEHAKRRSGEGLLEPADAERFLRNPTCGDEIRLRVRLSGDAVDAVGWEGQGCSISQASASVLAEDVPGLTAADARSRVEALRELLRSRGSIEPDEALLGDAVAFAGVAKFPMRVKCAMLAWVALEEALDELDAR; via the coding sequence ATGAGCGGGCAGGCGCCGCGCGACCCGCTCGCCGGCCTCTACCAGGAGCTCATCCTCGAGCACGCGAAGCGCCGCTCGGGGGAGGGGCTCCTCGAGCCCGCCGATGCCGAGCGCTTCCTCCGGAACCCCACGTGCGGCGACGAGATCCGGCTGCGCGTGCGGCTCTCGGGGGACGCGGTGGATGCGGTCGGCTGGGAGGGGCAGGGATGCTCGATCTCGCAGGCCTCCGCCTCCGTGCTCGCGGAGGACGTGCCCGGCCTGACGGCCGCCGATGCGCGGTCGCGCGTCGAGGCGCTCCGCGAGCTGCTGCGCTCGCGCGGCTCGATCGAGCCCGACGAGGCACTGCTCGGCGATGCCGTCGCCTTCGCCGGCGTCGCGAAGTTCCCGATGCGGGTGAAGTGCGCGATGCTCGCGTGGGTCGCGCTCGAGGAGGCGCTCGACGAGCTCGACGCCCGCTGA
- a CDS encoding SufS family cysteine desulfurase, producing the protein MTTTSAEATLSEERIALLRADFPILAEQPAGVPLVYLDSGATSQQPRQVLEAEWAFRTQRNAAVHRGAHTLAALATDDYELARERIARFVGAKPTEISWAMNATDALNTVALSLAEANRAGATDPALRIREGDEILVTEAEHHANLLPWQRLADETGATLRWIEADDDGVWTLDDALASITERTRLVAIAHVSNVTGLIAPVEAVARAAHAVGALVVLDACQSVPHRPVDLRSLGVDAAAFSSHKMLGPGGVGVLYLTAQLGAALPPARVGGSMITTVTMTERDYLPAPQRFEAGTQPVGAIVGLAAAVDYLEAVGMRAIERHEVALGERLAAGAASIDGVRLVGPRPGSERAGLASVIVDGVHAHDVGQVLDAAGIAARVGHHCAQPLHRRLGVAATTRASTYLTTTEAEVDRFLDVLSSVRSYFGAGR; encoded by the coding sequence GTGACGACGACGAGTGCCGAGGCGACCTTGAGCGAGGAGCGGATCGCGCTGCTGCGCGCCGACTTCCCGATCCTCGCGGAGCAGCCCGCCGGCGTGCCGCTCGTCTACCTCGACTCCGGCGCGACGAGCCAGCAGCCGCGGCAGGTGCTCGAGGCCGAGTGGGCGTTCCGCACCCAGCGGAACGCCGCAGTGCACCGCGGCGCGCACACCCTCGCGGCGCTCGCGACCGACGACTACGAGCTCGCGCGCGAGCGCATCGCGCGCTTCGTCGGTGCGAAGCCGACCGAGATCTCGTGGGCGATGAACGCGACGGATGCGCTCAACACCGTCGCGCTCTCGCTCGCCGAGGCCAACCGGGCCGGCGCGACCGACCCGGCCCTCCGCATCCGCGAGGGGGACGAGATCCTCGTCACCGAGGCGGAGCACCACGCGAACCTGCTGCCGTGGCAGCGCCTCGCCGACGAGACCGGCGCGACGCTGCGCTGGATCGAGGCCGACGATGACGGCGTCTGGACGCTCGACGACGCGCTCGCGAGCATCACCGAGCGCACGCGGCTCGTCGCGATCGCCCACGTCTCGAACGTCACGGGCCTCATCGCCCCCGTCGAGGCGGTCGCCCGGGCCGCCCACGCGGTCGGCGCGCTCGTCGTGCTCGACGCGTGCCAGTCGGTGCCGCACCGGCCCGTCGACCTCCGCTCGCTCGGCGTCGACGCGGCGGCGTTCTCGAGCCACAAGATGCTCGGCCCCGGCGGTGTCGGCGTGCTCTACCTGACGGCGCAGCTGGGCGCCGCGCTGCCGCCCGCGCGCGTGGGCGGCTCGATGATCACGACGGTCACGATGACCGAGCGCGACTACCTCCCCGCGCCGCAGCGATTCGAGGCGGGCACGCAGCCGGTCGGCGCGATCGTCGGCCTGGCCGCCGCGGTCGACTACCTCGAGGCGGTCGGGATGCGCGCGATCGAGCGGCACGAGGTCGCGCTCGGCGAGCGGCTCGCCGCCGGTGCCGCCTCGATCGACGGCGTCCGGCTCGTCGGTCCGCGCCCCGGCAGCGAGCGCGCCGGCCTCGCGAGCGTCATCGTCGACGGCGTGCACGCGCACGACGTCGGCCAGGTGCTCGACGCCGCCGGCATCGCCGCGCGCGTCGGCCACCACTGCGCCCAGCCCCTCCACCGCCGCCTCGGCGTCGCCGCGACGACCCGCGCATCCACGTACCTCACGACGACCGAGGCCGAGGTCGACCGCTTCCTCGACGTGCTCTCGAGCGTGCGCTCCTACTTCGGGGCCGGCCGATGA
- the guaA gene encoding glutamine-hydrolyzing GMP synthase: MSDTAQRPVLVIDFGAQYAQLIARRVREADVYSEIVPSTITAEEVRAKDPAAIVLSGGPSSVYEEGAPRLDEQILELGVPTFGICYGFQVMAAQLGGKVAKTSNREYGSTSVRVDGGGTLLNGQPDAQTVWMSHGDSVAEAPEGFTVLASTADTPVAAFEDRERKMAGVQWHPEVKHSEHGQRVLSSFLHEIAGLPGDWQTGNVIDEQVARIREQVGSDKVLCALSGGVDSAVAAALVHKAVGDQLVCVFVDHGLLRQDERRQVEEDYVASTGVRLVTVDARERFLSALKGVTDPEQKRKIIGREFIRVFEQAERDLAAEAASEGEPIRWLVQGTLYPDVVESGGGTGAANIKSHHNVGGLPDDLQFRLIEPLRALFKDEVRAIGRELGLPEAIVGRQPFPGPGLGIRIIGEVTQERLDTLRRADAIARAELTAAGLDQEIWQCPVVLLADVRSVGVQGDGRTYGHPIVLRPVSSEDAMTADWTRLPYDVLARISNRITNEVPEVNRVVLDVTSKPPGTIEWE; encoded by the coding sequence ATGTCCGACACCGCTCAGCGGCCCGTGCTCGTGATCGACTTCGGCGCCCAGTACGCGCAGCTCATCGCGCGCCGCGTGCGCGAGGCCGACGTCTACAGCGAGATCGTGCCCTCGACGATCACCGCCGAGGAGGTGCGCGCGAAGGACCCCGCCGCGATCGTGCTCTCCGGCGGCCCCTCGAGCGTCTACGAGGAGGGCGCCCCGCGCCTCGACGAGCAGATCCTCGAGCTCGGGGTGCCGACGTTCGGCATCTGCTACGGCTTCCAGGTGATGGCCGCGCAGCTCGGCGGCAAGGTCGCGAAGACCAGCAACCGCGAGTACGGCTCGACGAGCGTGCGCGTCGATGGCGGCGGCACGCTGCTGAACGGTCAGCCCGACGCGCAGACGGTGTGGATGAGTCACGGCGACTCGGTCGCGGAGGCGCCCGAGGGCTTCACCGTGCTCGCGTCGACCGCCGACACCCCCGTCGCGGCGTTCGAGGACCGCGAGCGGAAGATGGCCGGCGTGCAGTGGCACCCGGAGGTCAAGCACTCCGAGCACGGGCAGCGCGTGCTCTCGTCGTTCCTGCACGAGATCGCGGGGCTGCCGGGCGACTGGCAGACCGGCAACGTCATCGACGAGCAGGTCGCGCGCATCCGCGAGCAGGTCGGCTCCGACAAGGTGCTGTGCGCGCTCTCGGGCGGGGTCGACTCCGCCGTCGCCGCGGCGCTCGTGCACAAGGCCGTCGGCGACCAGCTCGTGTGCGTCTTCGTCGACCACGGCCTGCTGCGCCAGGACGAGCGGCGCCAGGTCGAGGAGGACTACGTCGCCTCGACCGGAGTGCGGCTCGTGACGGTGGATGCGCGGGAGCGGTTCCTCTCGGCGCTCAAGGGCGTCACCGACCCGGAGCAGAAGCGCAAGATCATCGGGCGCGAGTTCATCCGCGTCTTCGAGCAGGCCGAGCGCGACCTCGCCGCCGAGGCCGCGAGCGAGGGCGAGCCCATCCGCTGGCTCGTGCAGGGCACGCTCTACCCCGACGTCGTCGAGTCGGGCGGCGGCACGGGCGCCGCGAACATCAAGAGCCACCACAACGTCGGCGGCCTGCCCGACGACCTGCAGTTCCGGCTCATCGAGCCGCTGCGCGCGCTGTTCAAGGACGAGGTGCGGGCGATCGGCCGCGAGCTCGGCCTGCCCGAGGCGATCGTCGGCCGCCAGCCCTTCCCCGGCCCCGGCCTCGGCATCCGCATCATCGGCGAGGTCACGCAGGAACGGCTCGACACCCTGCGCCGCGCGGACGCGATCGCGCGCGCCGAGCTCACGGCAGCGGGCCTCGACCAGGAGATCTGGCAGTGCCCCGTCGTGCTGCTCGCCGACGTGCGCTCGGTGGGCGTGCAGGGCGACGGCCGCACCTACGGCCACCCGATCGTGCTGCGCCCCGTCTCCTCCGAGGACGCGATGACCGCCGACTGGACGCGACTGCCGTACGACGTGCTCGCCCGCATCTCGAACCGCATCACGAACGAGGTACCGGAAGTCAACCGGGTCGTGCTCGATGTGACGTCGAAGCCGCCGGGCACCATCGAATGGGAGTAG
- a CDS encoding DUF3817 domain-containing protein — protein MPRPIEQLPQIRSAIRFYRVMSWVTGLFLLLLVAEMVLKYSPTHVEVFTGGAGGLLSLQRVVPGDGCQWYSLFVPGGMGCEISSLGDGFNVSLAILIVHGWIYVVYLLACFRLWSLLRWPFKRLLAMAAGGVVPFLSFFVERRMHDVAVSDVTRLEAERAARDAAAPAPATPSEA, from the coding sequence GTGCCCCGCCCCATCGAACAGCTGCCGCAGATCCGCTCCGCCATCCGCTTCTACCGCGTGATGTCGTGGGTGACGGGCCTGTTCCTGTTGCTGCTCGTCGCCGAGATGGTGCTGAAGTACTCGCCCACGCACGTCGAGGTCTTCACCGGCGGCGCGGGCGGGCTGCTCTCTCTGCAGCGCGTCGTGCCCGGCGACGGCTGTCAGTGGTACTCGCTGTTCGTGCCCGGCGGCATGGGCTGCGAGATCTCCTCGCTCGGCGACGGCTTCAACGTCTCGCTCGCGATCCTGATCGTGCACGGCTGGATCTACGTCGTCTACCTGCTCGCGTGCTTCCGCCTCTGGAGCCTGCTGCGCTGGCCGTTCAAGCGCCTGCTCGCGATGGCCGCCGGCGGGGTCGTGCCCTTCCTCTCCTTCTTCGTCGAGCGCCGCATGCACGACGTCGCGGTCTCCGACGTGACTCGCCTCGAGGCCGAGCGGGCCGCAAGGGACGCCGCCGCTCCCGCCCCTGCAACCCCTTCGGAGGCTTGA
- a CDS encoding SURF1 family protein: MSTPLPTFSDVAKRPRWIGVLVLCIVVAGVFALLGQWQIERAVEQGQADERDTETAVPLVQVAEPGSTLTSEAGGRMVAFSGTWTDDFDTLVGRDQHGDQGSWVIGRALVEQPTGGTASLAVALSWLPDPAAAEVLADSLSAGETGELVGRLMPPEAPTMGDVQGGTREAMSVAELVNEWDDYDGTAYGSYAILDEPSAAASGALVERAEPIVSVRPEVDAQLNWLNVFYAIEWVAFMLFAFYLWYRLVKDALEREIEDIEDAEAAAAEAAGPRR, encoded by the coding sequence GTGAGCACCCCTCTCCCCACCTTCTCCGACGTCGCCAAGCGACCGCGGTGGATCGGCGTGCTCGTGCTGTGCATCGTCGTCGCCGGCGTCTTCGCCCTGCTCGGGCAGTGGCAGATCGAGCGGGCCGTCGAGCAGGGCCAGGCCGACGAGCGCGACACCGAGACGGCGGTGCCGCTCGTGCAGGTCGCCGAGCCCGGCTCGACCCTCACGAGCGAGGCGGGCGGCCGGATGGTCGCCTTCTCGGGCACCTGGACCGACGACTTCGACACCCTCGTCGGTCGCGACCAGCACGGCGACCAGGGCAGCTGGGTGATCGGTCGCGCGCTCGTCGAGCAGCCGACGGGCGGCACCGCGTCGCTCGCCGTCGCGCTCTCGTGGCTGCCCGATCCCGCCGCCGCGGAGGTGCTCGCCGACTCGCTCAGCGCGGGGGAGACCGGGGAGCTCGTCGGCCGGCTCATGCCTCCCGAGGCGCCCACGATGGGCGACGTGCAGGGCGGCACGCGCGAGGCGATGAGCGTCGCCGAGCTCGTCAACGAGTGGGACGACTACGACGGCACTGCCTACGGGTCGTACGCGATCCTCGACGAGCCGTCGGCAGCCGCATCCGGCGCCCTCGTCGAGCGCGCAGAGCCGATCGTCTCGGTGCGCCCCGAGGTCGACGCGCAGCTCAACTGGCTCAACGTCTTCTACGCGATCGAGTGGGTCGCCTTCATGCTCTTCGCCTTCTACCTCTGGTACCGGCTCGTGAAGGATGCGCTCGAGCGCGAGATCGAGGACATCGAGGATGCAGAGGCTGCGGCCGCCGAAGCGGCCGGGCCGCGCCGATAG